GGCCTTCAAAGATGAGATGGGAATACAAGGGTGATAAGCCGCAGGAGATTATAATAAATAACGATAAGATTTTGATATATAAAAAGGCGGAGAAACAGGCGTTCAAAAGCGCTTTCAGCAGACAGACATACGGTCAGGCTCCTGTGGCCCTGCTGAGCGGTTTTGGGAAGGTAAGGGAGGAATTCAACATAACCAAAAAAAATAAAAGGCTGGTTCTTGTGCCTAAAAAGCCTATGGGGAATATTGTTTCCGTGGAGATAGAAACATCTGATGATGACTTTCCTATAAAATCTTTTATAATAAATGACATGCGTTCAAACAGGATTGAGATACAGCTTCAAGATATTGAGATAAACACAGGCATTAAAGATGCGGCCTTTGACTTTTCTTTACCTGAAGGGGTGAACATATATGAGCATAATTTTTAAGGCTCTTAAAAAAGCTGAAGAAGAGACAAAGGTCGGGAGAGAGACAGTTAAAACGTCTCAGACTTATCGCGTCAGGAGTAAAAAAGCGTTTGGTATAATTATTCTCGGTATTGCTGTAATTGCGGCGTCGTATTTTGCAGGCATTTATCTGGCTAAAAATAAAACACTCTCAAAGCTTTTTATGAAGTCTTTAAGTAAGGCTGTAGATGTCAAGCCAAAGCAGCAGCCCGCAAACATTCAACCTCCGGCACTTCCACAGGCTCAAACACCAGCGCCTGTTTCTGAAGGCACGGATACAGTAAAACTTCATGAAGATGCGATAAAACAGATAAAAGACAAAAATTATTCGGCTGCTGAAAGCATCTTGAGAAAAGCAATTAGTCAAAAACCCGACGATGCAGTAATGCATAATCACCTCGGGCTTGCATTAAAGAATCAGGGCAAATATAAAGAGGCATTAACATCTTATGAAAAGGCTCTTAAGCTTAAGCCCGATTATTACGAGGCCATGAATAATTTAGCCGTAACCCACGAGATTCTCGGAGACAAAAAGAAGGCAAAGCTTTTTTATAAAAAGGCGCTTTCTCTGAAGCCCTCATATGCTGAGGCCCATTTGAATTATGCCCTGCTGCTTGAGGCTGAAGGAGACGGTCTGACAGCGGAGAGCCATTATCAGACCTTTCTTAATCTTTCGTCTGACGAATCCCTGAAAAACAAAGTTAAAGAGCGGCTTAAGGGGATTAAAAAGTAAGTCAGGCTGCGTCTCTGCTGAAATTGCAGGGCGCTCAGGAGGTTATTTGACGAAAAAGCCTCAGAAGAAAGAAGACATTGAAGCCTACCGGCATGAAACGGGCAAACGGAAAAATGCCGTGCCTGTAGGCCTTGCATCGTATGAAACAGTTAGAAAATAAAAAAGCAGTGGCGTCAATATACAGCCGTGTCAAGGAGATTCTTGAGACTGCAAGAAGCGGTGCATATCGTGCCGTCAATTTTACGATGGTTCAGGCATATTGGCATATCGGCAGAGAAATCGTAGAAGAAGAGCAGCGCGGCAAGCAAAGAGCCGAATATGGAGCAGCCCTCATTGAGGGACTTTCAAAAAGACTTACTGCTGAATACGGTCAGGGATTTAATAAAACAAATCTTTGGTATATGAAGCAATTTTATCTTGCTTTCCAGATTCTCCACGCAGTGCGTGGAGAATTGTCATGGACACACTACCGACTGTTATTAAAAGTAGAGAAAGACGAATCTCGTCAGTTTTATCTAAACGAATGTGTGCAGAGCAACTGGAGCACCCGCCAGCTTGAGCGCCAGATAAATTCTTTCTATTATGAGCGTCTCCTTTCAAGCAGGAACAAGAAGACGGTCAAAAAAGAAATCCGGAAACTTGAGCCATCCTTAAAGCCTGAAGATATTATTAAAGATCCCTATGTCCTCGAATTTCTGAATGTTAAAGAAAATATTCGTTTTCTGGAGAAAAACCTTGATTTAATCAGGGACACAGAGCCTGTCTAAAAACTCATAAAACAGCGCATTATATCATGATGAACTTGTTTCAGCATCTAATGAAATCAATGAGTTATGAGACCCTGAAATAAATTCAGGGTGACAAATTAATAGTTTTTAGACAAGCTCCACATCCCTATTATCTAAGCTATGAAGATGGATAGCCGCAAGGATTTTAATTGGCGAGCGGGAATATGGCTTTTCGCCTCGGCGAATCGATGAGGCTTTAAAATCAGTTGAATCGCAGAATGTGGTGGAACTTGAGATATGAAATTATCGAGACATGCAAGGAATAACATTAAGCTCTATGAAATAGCTGATGATGACATTCGCAAAACTATAGAATTTCCTGATATTATAGAGAAAGAGAGCTTGAAGACTATAGCTATAAAGAAATTCAGCGGCAAATATTCAGGCTATCCGCTAAAGGTAGTCTATGAAAAAAGAGAAGAGGAGTTGTTTGTTATTACTACATATCCTTTAAAGAAAAAACTGTGGAGGTAAGCTATGAAAGTAAAATATGACAAAGAAGTTGACGCTGCATACATACAGTTGTCATCCAAAAAGCCTGAAGGCGGCGTTGAAATGGCAGAAGGGGTTATTCTGCATACGACTGCTAAGAACGAGATTGTCAGCATCGAAATCCTTGATGCAAGCAAAAAATTCCCTGTAAGAAATCTCTATAAGCTTGAAGTGAGCGCTGCTGCAAGTTAAATTAGAGGTTACTGAGGATATTCTGATGCCTTTATCGCTGCAACAGCAATAGATAAAAATGCAGTCCTTGTTCACAAAGACCCAGAGCTTGAGGTTATTTCAAAATATACGGAGACCTTAGAGTTGCCGTATAAATAGTGAATCAAAGACTCCGAAATTATTATTTGCTCTTATTCCCCAGAACGTCATCAACCCAGCTTAGCGCAGCAGACACTGTTGGAAACCCGATAGTGCTTGTAAGCAGAAGAAGTGCCTGGTATATTTCTTCTGGTTTTGCCCCTGCCTGAAGCGCCCTTCTTGTATGTGAATGAACAGCGCCCTCTGACCTGATGGCAGCCGCAGCAGCAAGCTGAATCAGATGAGAGGTTTTGCTTTTTATAGGGCCTGCTGTTTTTGCGGCCTTTCCAAGACTGTCAACAGCCTTGAAATATTTTTTAAATCTTTTTTTGATGCTCATATATTGCCCCGGAAGTTTAGCCATAGTCTCCTCCTTCAAAAAAGAAATAATCCTCTGTTCTCAAGAACAACAGAGGCGAATGTTAATTATATCTCTATCTTCAACCCCGCCGCCATCTTTGCAGCAAGGACGGTGTTATACATAAGCATTGCAATTGTCATAGGCCCTGCGCCTCCGGGCACAGGTGTTATGTAGCCTGCACGCTCTTTTGCAGCATCAAAATCCACATCGCCTACAATCTTTCCTTCCGGTGTAACATTTATGCCGATGTCTATAACCGCAGCGCCTTCTTTCACCATGTCGCCTGTAATGGTTTTTGCCTTGCCTATTGCAACGCACAGTATGTCTGCCCTGAGACATTCTTCCTTAAGATTAGGTGTTCTGCTGTGGCAAATAGTGACTGTTGCGTGTTTTCTGAGCAGAAGCAACGCAAGAGGTTTTCCAACAATTACGCTCCTGCCTACGATAACCGCATGTTTTCCTTTTGGGTCAATGCCGTATGCCTCAAGCATTTTCATTGCGCCGTGAGGAGTGCACGCAATAAATCCGGGTTCATCAAGCACAAGTTTTCCGAGGGCATCAGGCCCGAACCCGTCAACATCCTTTGCAGGAGATATATTGTTCATTACCTCTTTTTCATCAAGCCCTTTTGGCAGCGGAAGCTGGACAAGTATGCCATTTACCTTGGGGTCGCTATTAAGCTCGTTAATGAGTTTTATCAGTTCTTCCTGTGTTGTTGTGGCCGGTATTTTGTGGGCATAGCTTGCTATGCCTATTTCAGCGCAGGCCTTTTCTTTTGCTGCAACATATTTCTGTGAAGCAGGGTTTTCTCCTATAAGCACAACCGCAAGGCCCGGATGAATTCCTTTAGACTTAAGCTCCTCAATCTCGATCTTTAATTTAGCCCTGATATCTGCCGCTACTTTTTTGCCGTCAATTAATTGTGCCGCCATAATTCCTCCTTAATCTCTTTTCTTTATCAGTTCCAGC
This genomic stretch from Nitrospirota bacterium harbors:
- the lolA gene encoding outer membrane lipoprotein chaperone LolA, coding for MIKKQSSEQQSSRAIEQQSSAQKSLTTALLRYYAIALISLFTVHCSLFTAFAADDEVARIQEAYRNISDMKAGFVQKNYMKDLGRTDTYKGVLFIKRPSKMRWEYKGDKPQEIIINNDKILIYKKAEKQAFKSAFSRQTYGQAPVALLSGFGKVREEFNITKKNKRLVLVPKKPMGNIVSVEIETSDDDFPIKSFIINDMRSNRIEIQLQDIEINTGIKDAAFDFSLPEGVNIYEHNF
- a CDS encoding tetratricopeptide repeat protein, with the translated sequence MSIIFKALKKAEEETKVGRETVKTSQTYRVRSKKAFGIIILGIAVIAASYFAGIYLAKNKTLSKLFMKSLSKAVDVKPKQQPANIQPPALPQAQTPAPVSEGTDTVKLHEDAIKQIKDKNYSAAESILRKAISQKPDDAVMHNHLGLALKNQGKYKEALTSYEKALKLKPDYYEAMNNLAVTHEILGDKKKAKLFYKKALSLKPSYAEAHLNYALLLEAEGDGLTAESHYQTFLNLSSDESLKNKVKERLKGIKK
- a CDS encoding DUF1016 domain-containing protein — translated: MKQLENKKAVASIYSRVKEILETARSGAYRAVNFTMVQAYWHIGREIVEEEQRGKQRAEYGAALIEGLSKRLTAEYGQGFNKTNLWYMKQFYLAFQILHAVRGELSWTHYRLLLKVEKDESRQFYLNECVQSNWSTRQLERQINSFYYERLLSSRNKKTVKKEIRKLEPSLKPEDIIKDPYVLEFLNVKENIRFLEKNLDLIRDTEPV
- a CDS encoding DUF4258 domain-containing protein; the encoded protein is MKLSRHARNNIKLYEIADDDIRKTIEFPDIIEKESLKTIAIKKFSGKYSGYPLKVVYEKREEELFVITTYPLKKKLWR
- a CDS encoding DUF2283 domain-containing protein — protein: MKVKYDKEVDAAYIQLSSKKPEGGVEMAEGVILHTTAKNEIVSIEILDASKKFPVRNLYKLEVSAAAS
- a CDS encoding carboxymuconolactone decarboxylase family protein — translated: MAKLPGQYMSIKKRFKKYFKAVDSLGKAAKTAGPIKSKTSHLIQLAAAAAIRSEGAVHSHTRRALQAGAKPEEIYQALLLLTSTIGFPTVSAALSWVDDVLGNKSK
- the folD gene encoding bifunctional methylenetetrahydrofolate dehydrogenase/methenyltetrahydrofolate cyclohydrolase FolD, whose product is MAAQLIDGKKVAADIRAKLKIEIEELKSKGIHPGLAVVLIGENPASQKYVAAKEKACAEIGIASYAHKIPATTTQEELIKLINELNSDPKVNGILVQLPLPKGLDEKEVMNNISPAKDVDGFGPDALGKLVLDEPGFIACTPHGAMKMLEAYGIDPKGKHAVIVGRSVIVGKPLALLLLRKHATVTICHSRTPNLKEECLRADILCVAIGKAKTITGDMVKEGAAVIDIGINVTPEGKIVGDVDFDAAKERAGYITPVPGGAGPMTIAMLMYNTVLAAKMAAGLKIEI